In one window of Pristiophorus japonicus isolate sPriJap1 chromosome 9, sPriJap1.hap1, whole genome shotgun sequence DNA:
- the LOC139273704 gene encoding zinc finger protein 664-like, which yields MDTRTMEKLWECGDCGKRFNYPSELEKHRRSHTAKRLFICSVCGDRFTQSSHLMGHQRIHTGERPYTCTVCGEGFTCYSNLLTHQRVHTGNRLFTCSECGEEFTCSSNLLTHQRVHSGKRPVTCSVCGEGFARSSHLLTHQRVHTREKPFTCSECGKGFTESSQLLIHQRVHTGERPFTCSVCGKGYVRSSNLVRHQRVHK from the coding sequence atggacacccgcaccatggagaaactgtgggaatgtggggactgtgggaagagatttaaTTACCCGTCAGAGCTGGAAAAacatcggcgcagtcacactgcgaagaggctgttcatctgctccgtgtgtggggatcGATTCACTCAGTCAAGCCACCTGAtgggacaccagcgaattcacaccggggagaggccgtacaCTTGcaccgtgtgtggggagggattcacttgttattccaaccttctaactcaccagcgagttcacactgggaacaggctgttcacctgctctgaatgtggggaggaattcacttgttcatccaatcttctaactcaccagcgagttcactctgggaaAAGGCcggtcacctgctccgtgtgtggggagggattcgctcggtcatcccatctgctgacacaccagcgagttcacactagggagaagccgttcacctgctctgagtgtgggaagggattcactgagtcatcccagctgctgatacaccagcgagttcacactggggaaaggccgttcacctgctcagtgtgtgggaagggatacgttcggtcatccaacctggtaagacatcagcgagttcacaagtga